The Streptomyces kanamyceticus genome window below encodes:
- the tmk gene encoding dTMP kinase: MTRAEQPTAGTPAPDDALVADSRERAVRALLRVPQLKRLWSAQLVGSVGDALALLVLVILTLQAAISEAAFGGGYRGVALAITAVFGARVLATLLFGAVLLGPLTSLTSPDGPLDRRWTMVGADAVRAALLIVAPLWIDWTPDNALAMILVTSFVIGVAERFWTVARESAAPALLPAPPLEGATVRPLPDHMEALRRLSLRTGFVALPLAAAALTAITLVGNLLGAGLDWFELHQAGLASFVAAGLFAASLSIVYFLELPGTHTPRARSPLEGLRRPRTGSGTDKGRTGAIPLLVAACAAVATAVAAAVAVGVLHAKDLGGGPVTYGLIVLALTGGTVIGIRTAPALLPSLSRRRLFALAIALTGIALLAAGLVPDVTTVLLLLGLAGICAGIAANTGHALLDQEVEDYRRARTTEHLQAVVRLCVALGALVAPVVAAGIGPHRMVNGKFVFDHGGASFTLMLVGALLLPVAALVLAKADDRQGVPLRHDLRDALRGGDDPVQLAAATGFFIALEGGDGAGKSTQAEALAEWIRAKGHEVVVTREPGATPVGKRLRSILLDVSSAGLSHRAEALLYAADRAEHVDTVVRPALERGAIVISDRYIDSSVAYQGAGRDLSPTEVARINRWATGGLVPHLTCLLDVAPEAARERFTEAPDRLESEPAEFHARVRSGFLTLAAADPGRYLVVDAAQEPEAVTTVIRHRLDTVLPLSEAEVKAQEEARKAAEEEARRKAEEEAARKAEEERLERERQEQLAKLRAEEEERKRRELEEAQRREAERQAEEARKRAEEARRKAEEEKARLLAEEKVRAAEEERRRLEAEEEARLRAEAEERRLEKQRKAEEALLRAEEARRLAAAQAAAAAQSAASAQAAASASAAAARSKKAEAEQAAKAEQAKKAEQAGRSEQAKKAEAPAVHDNETTVPTPIVTPTSTPTQPSGAADETAVLPQFRSEGLGSEDTAVLPQVQEDKVPPGYFRDERPSPDGSDDRTRELPQIDEQGEPRQRPRSDWAEETPLDDLPSLADELLGSHDDEDEDRGGRRRGRRG, from the coding sequence ATGACGCGTGCAGAGCAGCCAACGGCCGGAACCCCGGCCCCCGACGACGCCCTGGTCGCAGATTCACGAGAGCGCGCGGTACGCGCCTTGCTGCGCGTACCGCAACTGAAGCGCTTGTGGAGCGCCCAGCTCGTCGGCAGTGTCGGCGACGCGCTCGCCCTGCTCGTCCTGGTGATCCTCACGCTCCAGGCGGCCATCTCCGAAGCGGCCTTCGGCGGCGGCTACCGGGGCGTGGCCCTCGCCATCACCGCGGTCTTCGGCGCGCGCGTCCTCGCGACCCTGCTCTTCGGAGCGGTGCTCCTCGGACCGCTCACCTCCCTCACCTCTCCGGACGGACCGCTCGACCGGCGCTGGACGATGGTCGGGGCCGACGCCGTGCGGGCCGCGCTGCTGATCGTCGCGCCGCTGTGGATCGACTGGACCCCGGACAACGCCCTCGCGATGATCCTGGTGACCTCCTTCGTGATCGGTGTCGCCGAGCGCTTCTGGACCGTCGCCAGGGAGAGCGCGGCACCCGCGCTGCTGCCCGCGCCGCCCCTGGAGGGCGCGACGGTGCGGCCGCTGCCGGACCACATGGAAGCGCTGCGGCGCCTCTCGCTGCGTACGGGATTCGTGGCGCTGCCCCTCGCGGCCGCCGCCCTCACCGCCATCACGCTCGTCGGCAACCTCCTCGGCGCCGGACTCGACTGGTTCGAGCTGCACCAGGCGGGGCTCGCCTCGTTCGTCGCGGCCGGTCTCTTCGCCGCGTCGCTCTCGATCGTCTACTTCCTCGAACTGCCCGGTACGCACACGCCACGCGCGCGTAGCCCGCTCGAAGGACTGCGCAGGCCGCGCACCGGATCCGGCACCGACAAGGGGCGCACGGGCGCGATCCCGCTGCTCGTCGCCGCCTGCGCCGCGGTCGCGACGGCCGTCGCCGCGGCCGTCGCCGTCGGCGTGCTGCACGCCAAGGACCTCGGCGGCGGACCCGTCACGTACGGCCTGATCGTCCTCGCCCTGACCGGCGGCACCGTCATCGGCATCCGCACCGCGCCCGCCCTGCTGCCCTCGCTCTCGCGCCGCAGGCTGTTCGCGCTCGCCATCGCCCTCACCGGCATCGCACTGCTCGCCGCGGGCCTGGTGCCCGACGTGACGACCGTGCTGCTCCTGCTCGGCCTCGCCGGGATCTGCGCGGGCATCGCGGCGAACACCGGGCACGCGCTGCTCGACCAGGAGGTCGAGGACTACCGCAGGGCCCGCACGACCGAGCACCTCCAGGCGGTCGTACGCCTCTGTGTCGCGCTCGGCGCCCTGGTGGCCCCGGTGGTGGCCGCGGGCATCGGGCCGCACCGGATGGTCAACGGCAAGTTCGTCTTCGACCACGGCGGCGCCTCCTTCACGCTGATGCTGGTCGGCGCGCTGCTCCTGCCGGTGGCCGCGCTCGTCCTCGCCAAGGCCGACGACCGCCAGGGCGTGCCGCTCAGGCACGACCTGCGGGACGCGCTGCGCGGCGGCGACGACCCGGTGCAGCTGGCCGCGGCCACCGGCTTCTTCATCGCCCTGGAGGGCGGCGACGGAGCGGGCAAGTCGACGCAGGCCGAGGCGCTCGCCGAGTGGATCCGCGCCAAGGGCCACGAGGTCGTCGTCACCCGCGAGCCGGGTGCGACGCCGGTCGGCAAGCGGCTGCGGTCGATCCTCCTCGATGTGTCGTCGGCCGGTCTCTCGCACCGCGCCGAGGCCCTGCTGTACGCGGCCGACCGCGCCGAGCACGTCGACACCGTCGTACGGCCCGCCCTGGAGCGCGGCGCCATCGTCATCTCCGACCGGTACATCGACTCGTCCGTCGCCTACCAGGGCGCGGGACGCGATCTGTCGCCCACCGAGGTCGCCCGCATCAACCGCTGGGCCACCGGAGGCCTCGTACCGCACCTGACGTGCCTGCTCGACGTGGCGCCCGAGGCCGCCCGCGAGCGGTTCACGGAGGCGCCCGACCGTCTCGAGTCGGAGCCCGCCGAGTTCCACGCGCGCGTACGGTCCGGTTTCCTCACCCTCGCCGCCGCCGACCCCGGCCGCTATCTGGTCGTCGACGCGGCCCAGGAGCCGGAGGCGGTCACCACCGTGATCCGGCACCGGCTCGACACGGTCCTGCCGCTCTCCGAAGCCGAGGTCAAGGCACAGGAAGAGGCCCGCAAGGCCGCGGAGGAAGAGGCGCGGCGCAAGGCCGAGGAAGAGGCCGCGCGCAAGGCCGAGGAGGAGCGCCTGGAGCGTGAGCGCCAGGAGCAGCTCGCCAAGCTCCGTGCCGAGGAGGAGGAGCGCAAGCGCCGCGAGCTGGAGGAAGCCCAGCGCCGCGAGGCCGAGCGCCAGGCCGAGGAGGCCAGGAAGCGCGCCGAGGAAGCGCGCCGCAAGGCCGAGGAGGAGAAGGCCAGGCTCCTCGCCGAGGAGAAGGTCAGGGCCGCCGAGGAGGAGCGGCGCCGCCTGGAGGCCGAGGAAGAGGCGCGGCTGCGGGCCGAGGCCGAGGAGCGCAGGCTCGAGAAGCAGCGCAAGGCGGAGGAGGCGCTGCTGCGGGCCGAGGAGGCGCGCCGGCTCGCGGCGGCGCAGGCCGCGGCGGCGGCGCAGTCGGCGGCTTCGGCGCAGGCTGCCGCTTCGGCTTCGGCGGCGGCGGCGCGCTCGAAGAAGGCTGAGGCCGAGCAGGCCGCGAAGGCTGAGCAGGCCAAGAAGGCCGAGCAGGCTGGGAGGTCTGAGCAGGCCAAGAAGGCTGAGGCGCCCGCCGTTCACGACAACGAGACGACCGTGCCCACGCCGATCGTGACGCCGACGTCGACGCCGACGCAGCCCTCCGGAGCCGCCGACGAGACGGCCGTACTGCCGCAGTTCCGGTCCGAAGGCCTCGGCTCGGAGGACACCGCGGTGCTGCCGCAGGTGCAGGAGGACAAGGTTCCGCCCGGCTACTTCCGGGACGAGCGCCCCTCGCCGGACGGGTCCGACGACCGTACGCGTGAGCTGCCGCAGATCGACGAGCAGGGCGAGCCCCGGCAGCGGCCCCGCTCGGACTGGGCGGAGGAGACTCCGCTGGACGACCTGCCCTCGCTCGCGGACGAACTGCTCGGGTCGCACGACGACGAGGACGAAGACCGCGGCGGACGCCGACGCGGTCGCCGCGGCTGA
- a CDS encoding fasciclin domain-containing protein: protein MNATLPTSLPLRRAAIAATAALILPLALTACSDSDSDKGSGGKKDSAAAATPNKKETPSADGSATDQPFGPACSSVPKDGAGSFDGMAKDPVATAASHNPALSTLVTAVKKAGLVDTLNNAKDITVFAPTNDAFAKIPKADLDKVLADKEQLTKILTYHVVGQKLTPKQLEKGSYETLEKSKLTTAGSGESYKVNDTSKVVCGNVPTANATVYIVDTVLMPKM, encoded by the coding sequence ATGAATGCCACCCTCCCCACCTCGCTCCCCCTGCGCCGCGCAGCCATCGCCGCCACAGCGGCACTGATCCTGCCCCTCGCCCTGACCGCCTGCTCCGACAGCGACAGCGACAAGGGCAGCGGAGGCAAGAAGGACAGCGCGGCAGCGGCCACGCCGAACAAGAAGGAGACCCCGTCGGCGGACGGGTCGGCGACGGATCAGCCGTTCGGCCCGGCCTGCTCGTCGGTGCCCAAGGACGGCGCGGGCAGTTTCGACGGAATGGCCAAGGACCCGGTGGCCACCGCCGCGTCGCACAACCCGGCCCTGTCCACCCTGGTCACGGCGGTGAAGAAGGCGGGCCTCGTGGACACTCTCAACAACGCGAAGGACATCACGGTGTTCGCGCCGACCAACGACGCCTTCGCCAAGATCCCCAAGGCCGACCTGGACAAGGTCCTCGCCGACAAGGAACAGCTCACCAAGATCCTCACCTACCACGTGGTGGGCCAGAAGCTGACGCCGAAGCAGTTGGAGAAGGGCTCCTACGAAACACTGGAGAAGAGCAAGCTCACCACGGCAGGCTCCGGCGAGTCGTACAAGGTCAACGACACCTCAAAGGTGGTCTGCGGCAACGTCCCGACAGCCAACGCCACGGTCTACATCGTCGACACGGTCCTGATGCCGAAGATGTGA
- a CDS encoding molybdopterin-dependent oxidoreductase — protein sequence MSTRRDTAIRATPAALAALAALGGLVSGYAALAVAELVSVAVRPEAGPVTAVGGAVIDRTPAPVKDWAIRHFGEDDKLVLQLGILATLALLAAAAGLLALRHHRTASLAVLLFGAVGALAATTRADSTSALDALPSLAGATTGAATLYFLTTCLPPSPPKPNTTLTPAPQAPPDTTPTPAPQTPPDTTPTPAPQTPPDTTPTPAPQTPPDTTLPPSSQAPDRDRDRARTSPPDHASALAQDADPDRTPGRGRDGDRDGDRDGDRDGDRDQGKDQAPDQDRAPTPTPTPTHTHTPTPTTHTPTRRTFLLATAGAAALSTGAWLVGRRLKAGNAAEAEASRDAIRLPAPTSPAPALPRGVDLKLPELTPYTTPNDRFYRVDTAIDVPRLDAGGWQLRIHGKGVDRELSLDFQDLLRRDLVERDITMTCVSNEVGGPYVGSARWLGVRLADLLKEAGVRPPSDGGPADQLVARSVDGMTIGTPVETVMDGRDALLAVGMNGEPLPFEHGFPVRMLVPGLYGYVSACKWIEDIELTTFDAYDPYWVKRDWAREAPIKTQSRIDTPKPFARPAAGRVTVAGVAWAQHKGIARVEVSVDDGPWQEARLAAEGPLDTWRQWSWQWPAEPGSHTLHVRATDRTGTTQTAERTRTIPDGASGRHSVVVTVT from the coding sequence GTGAGCACACGACGAGACACCGCGATCCGCGCCACGCCGGCCGCACTGGCCGCACTGGCCGCACTCGGCGGCCTGGTGTCCGGCTACGCGGCCCTGGCGGTCGCGGAACTCGTCTCGGTGGCGGTCCGGCCGGAGGCGGGCCCGGTCACCGCGGTCGGCGGCGCGGTCATCGACCGCACACCGGCCCCCGTGAAGGACTGGGCGATCCGCCACTTCGGCGAGGACGACAAGCTGGTCCTCCAACTGGGCATCCTCGCCACACTGGCCCTCCTCGCCGCGGCAGCGGGCCTCCTCGCCCTCCGCCACCACCGCACCGCGTCCCTCGCCGTCCTGCTCTTCGGCGCGGTGGGCGCCCTGGCCGCGACGACCCGCGCGGACTCCACGTCCGCACTGGACGCACTGCCGTCCCTCGCCGGAGCGACAACGGGAGCGGCAACCCTGTACTTCCTCACCACCTGCCTGCCCCCTAGCCCCCCAAAACCGAACACCACCCTCACACCCGCACCCCAGGCACCGCCAGACACCACCCCCACACCCGCACCCCAAACACCGCCCGACACCACCCCCACACCCGCACCCCAAACACCGCCCGACACCACCCCCACACCCGCGCCCCAAACACCGCCCGACACCACCCTCCCGCCCTCGTCCCAGGCACCGGACCGGGACCGGGACCGGGCCCGCACATCGCCGCCCGACCACGCCTCGGCCCTCGCCCAAGACGCAGACCCCGACCGAACACCGGGCCGGGGCCGAGACGGGGACCGGGACGGAGACCGGGACGGAGACCGAGACGGAGACCGAGACCAGGGCAAGGACCAGGCCCCGGACCAAGACCGAGCACCCACCCCCACCCCGACCCCCACCCACACCCACACCCCGACCCCCACCACCCACACCCCCACCCGCCGAACCTTCCTCCTGGCCACCGCAGGCGCCGCCGCCCTCTCCACCGGCGCCTGGCTGGTCGGACGGCGGCTGAAGGCCGGTAACGCCGCCGAGGCCGAGGCGTCCCGGGACGCGATCCGGCTCCCCGCGCCCACCTCCCCCGCACCCGCCCTGCCACGCGGCGTCGACCTGAAGCTGCCGGAGCTCACGCCCTACACCACGCCCAACGACCGCTTCTACCGCGTCGACACCGCCATCGACGTGCCCCGACTGGACGCGGGCGGCTGGCAGCTGCGCATCCACGGCAAGGGCGTCGACCGCGAACTGAGCCTGGACTTCCAGGACTTGCTCCGCAGGGACCTCGTCGAGCGGGACATCACCATGACCTGCGTGTCGAACGAGGTCGGCGGCCCCTACGTCGGCTCCGCGCGCTGGCTGGGCGTACGGCTGGCGGACCTCCTCAAGGAGGCCGGGGTGCGTCCGCCGTCCGACGGCGGACCCGCGGACCAGCTGGTGGCGCGGTCGGTGGACGGCATGACGATCGGCACCCCGGTGGAGACCGTCATGGACGGCCGCGACGCCCTGCTCGCCGTCGGCATGAACGGCGAACCGCTCCCCTTCGAGCACGGCTTCCCCGTCCGCATGCTCGTCCCCGGCCTGTACGGCTACGTCTCCGCCTGCAAGTGGATCGAGGACATCGAACTCACCACCTTCGACGCGTACGACCCCTACTGGGTCAAGCGCGACTGGGCCCGCGAGGCGCCCATCAAGACGCAGTCCCGTATCGACACTCCCAAGCCCTTCGCCCGCCCCGCCGCAGGCCGCGTCACGGTCGCCGGAGTCGCGTGGGCCCAGCACAAGGGCATCGCGCGCGTCGAGGTCAGCGTCGACGACGGCCCCTGGCAGGAGGCCCGCCTCGCCGCCGAGGGCCCCCTGGACACCTGGCGCCAGTGGAGCTGGCAGTGGCCCGCCGAACCCGGCTCCCACACGCTCCACGTCCGCGCCACCGACCGCACAGGCACCACACAGACCGCGGAACGCACCCGCACGATCCCGGACGGCGCCTCAGGCAGGCACTCGGTGGTGGTCACCGTGACCTGA
- a CDS encoding DNA polymerase III subunit delta' translates to MSVWDDLVGQERVSDQLGAAARDADALVTAVATAAPQPESSKMTHAWLFTGPPGSGRSTAARAFAAALQCTSPDRALGGAPGCGFCDGCHTSLVGTHADVEVVRTDLLSIGVKETRDLVRRAQLSPAVGRWQVIVLEDADRLTEGAGNVLLKAVEEPAPRTVWLLCAPSLEDVLPTIRSRCRHLTLRTPPVAAVADVLVRRDGIEPDVAAAAARATQGHIGRARRLATDPRARERRAAVLKLPQRVQEIGGCLKAAQELIDTASDDAKQVADEVDTKETEELKAALGAGQGGRMPRGTAGVMKDLEDKQKRRKTRTQRDSLDLALIDLTGLYRDVLALQLGSGVAIANTEVQEMLQRMALGTSPESTLRRIEAIGACRTALDRNVSPLLAVEAMTVALRAG, encoded by the coding sequence ATGAGCGTGTGGGACGACCTGGTGGGGCAGGAGCGGGTGAGCGACCAGCTCGGGGCCGCGGCCCGGGATGCCGACGCGCTCGTGACCGCGGTCGCCACGGCCGCACCGCAGCCCGAGTCGTCGAAGATGACGCACGCCTGGCTGTTCACGGGGCCGCCGGGATCCGGACGCTCCACGGCCGCGCGCGCCTTCGCCGCCGCCCTGCAGTGCACCAGCCCGGACCGCGCGCTCGGCGGCGCCCCCGGCTGTGGTTTCTGCGACGGCTGCCACACGAGCCTGGTCGGTACGCACGCGGACGTGGAGGTCGTCCGCACCGACCTGCTGTCCATCGGCGTCAAGGAGACCCGTGACCTGGTCAGGCGCGCCCAGCTCTCGCCCGCGGTCGGCCGCTGGCAGGTCATCGTCTTGGAGGACGCCGACCGGCTCACCGAGGGCGCGGGGAACGTACTCCTGAAGGCCGTCGAGGAGCCCGCTCCGCGCACCGTGTGGCTCCTGTGCGCGCCCTCGCTGGAGGACGTGCTGCCGACCATCCGCTCCCGTTGCCGTCATCTGACGCTGCGTACGCCTCCGGTGGCGGCCGTCGCCGACGTGCTCGTCCGCAGGGACGGCATCGAGCCGGACGTCGCCGCGGCCGCCGCGCGGGCCACGCAGGGCCACATCGGCAGGGCCCGGCGCCTCGCCACCGACCCGCGGGCGCGCGAGCGCAGGGCCGCCGTGCTCAAGCTGCCGCAGCGCGTGCAGGAGATCGGCGGCTGTCTGAAGGCCGCGCAGGAGCTGATCGACACGGCGTCCGACGACGCCAAGCAGGTCGCCGACGAGGTCGACACCAAGGAGACCGAGGAGCTGAAGGCGGCGCTCGGCGCGGGGCAGGGCGGCCGGATGCCGCGCGGCACCGCGGGTGTCATGAAGGACCTGGAGGACAAGCAGAAGCGCCGCAAGACCCGTACGCAGCGCGACAGCCTCGACCTCGCGCTCATCGACCTGACCGGGCTCTACCGCGACGTCCTCGCCCTGCAGCTGGGCTCCGGTGTGGCCATCGCCAACACCGAGGTGCAGGAGATGCTGCAGCGCATGGCGCTCGGCACCTCGCCCGAGTCGACGCTGCGCCGCATCGAGGCGATCGGCGCCTGCCGCACCGCCCTCGACCGCAATGTGTCGCCGCTGCTCGCGGTCGAGGCGATGACGGTGGCGCTGCGGGCGGGGTGA
- a CDS encoding cryptochrome/photolyase family protein: MRSPVSICLFTADLRLHDNPVLRAALGDADEVVPLFVLDEGIAAAGFDAPNRRAFLADCLADLDAGLRERGGRLVLRSGAVAEEVAAVVSRTGARAVHVAAGTSAYARRREERLRKELTALGAALHVHEAVITAVPPGAEVPQDRDHFAVFTPYFRRWRNTAMRPVVAAPRSVAVPEGVGGQELPARASVAGVSPGLAAGGESEARRRTTSWLRGSLSEYADQQSDLAADATSHLSSHLHFGTLSATELIQRAGRSPGEGSEAFVRQLAWRDFNHQLLAARPQVAHADYRTRHDRWRHDEEEAAAWREGRTGYPVIDAAMRQLRHEGWLPGRARMLVASFFTKTLYLDWRTGAAHFLDLLADGDVANNQLNWQWVAGTGTDTRPNRVLNPVIQAKRHDPAGDYVRRWVPELAALEGPAIHEPWKLQGLDRAGIDYPDPLVELPDGLARFKQARNLA, from the coding sequence TTGCGATCCCCCGTATCGATCTGCCTGTTCACCGCTGACCTGCGTCTGCACGACAACCCCGTACTGCGGGCCGCGCTGGGGGACGCCGACGAGGTCGTCCCGCTGTTCGTCCTGGACGAGGGGATCGCGGCCGCGGGTTTCGACGCGCCCAACCGGCGCGCGTTCCTCGCCGACTGCCTGGCCGACCTCGACGCCGGGCTGCGCGAGCGCGGCGGGCGGCTCGTGCTGCGGTCCGGCGCCGTCGCGGAGGAGGTCGCCGCGGTGGTCTCGCGCACCGGGGCCCGTGCGGTGCACGTGGCGGCGGGGACCAGTGCGTACGCGCGACGGCGCGAGGAACGACTGCGCAAGGAGCTCACCGCGCTGGGCGCCGCCCTGCACGTCCACGAAGCGGTGATCACCGCGGTCCCGCCGGGCGCCGAAGTCCCGCAGGACCGCGACCACTTCGCGGTCTTCACGCCCTACTTCAGGCGCTGGCGGAACACGGCCATGCGGCCGGTCGTCGCGGCGCCCCGTTCGGTGGCCGTCCCCGAGGGCGTCGGTGGGCAGGAGCTCCCGGCGCGCGCGTCGGTGGCCGGGGTGTCGCCGGGGCTCGCGGCGGGCGGCGAGAGCGAGGCCCGCCGCCGGACGACGTCGTGGCTGCGCGGCTCCTTGTCCGAGTACGCCGACCAGCAGTCGGACCTGGCCGCCGACGCCACCTCGCACCTCTCCTCGCACCTCCACTTCGGCACGCTCTCCGCCACGGAACTGATCCAGCGGGCGGGCCGGTCGCCCGGGGAGGGAAGCGAGGCATTCGTACGACAGTTGGCCTGGCGGGACTTCAACCACCAGTTGCTCGCGGCCCGTCCGCAGGTTGCGCACGCCGACTACCGCACGCGGCACGACCGTTGGCGCCACGACGAGGAGGAGGCCGCGGCGTGGCGCGAGGGGCGCACCGGTTACCCGGTGATCGACGCGGCGATGCGCCAGCTGCGGCACGAGGGCTGGCTGCCGGGCCGGGCCCGGATGCTGGTGGCGAGCTTCTTCACCAAGACCCTCTACCTGGACTGGCGGACCGGCGCCGCGCACTTCCTCGACCTGCTGGCCGACGGCGACGTGGCCAACAACCAACTCAACTGGCAGTGGGTGGCGGGCACCGGCACGGACACCCGCCCCAACCGTGTGCTCAACCCCGTCATCCAGGCGAAGCGCCACGACCCGGCAGGCGATTACGTACGCCGCTGGGTCCCGGAGCTGGCCGCCCTGGAAGGACCGGCGATCCACGAACCGTGGAAGCTCCAGGGCCTGGACCGGGCCGGCATCGACTACCCGGACCCGCTGGTGGAACTCCCCGACGGTCTGGCCAGATTCAAGCAGGCCCGCAACCTGGCGTGA
- a CDS encoding alpha/beta hydrolase yields MDISRRGRHSRLLTFRTCGTLLVTAGLLISGCSSGSSTADASMAALPRATPEELAPYYAQKLSWRECGVPGFECASMKAPLDYAEPGAGDIKLAVARKKATDKRERLGSLLVNPGGPGGSAIGYLQSYAALGYPEKVRASYDMVAVDPRGVARSEPVTCLDGKDMDAYTQTDVTPDDRRETAELRTAFDEFAGGCEKRSAKVLPHVSTVEAARDMDVLRAALGDEKLSYVGASYGTFLGATYAGLYPERVGRLVLDGAMDPALPARRMNRDQTAGFETAFQSFAKDCVARAAECPLGSGTPESAGKRLKSFFDELDRAPLPTGDGDGRKLGEALATTGVIAAMYDEGAWPQLRDALTSAIKEKDGGALLGLSDSYYERDGDGTYANLMFANAAVNCLDLPPSFSSPEQVREALPAFEKASPVFGEGLAWSALNCASWPVAATGTPHRIEAKGAAPIVVVGTTRDPATPYRWARSLAAQLDSGRLLTYEGDGHTAYGRGSECIDSTIDAYLLKGTAPKDGKRCS; encoded by the coding sequence ATGGACATCAGCCGTCGCGGCCGTCACAGCCGTCTCCTCACCTTCCGTACGTGCGGCACGCTGCTCGTGACCGCCGGGCTGCTCATCTCCGGCTGCTCGTCCGGGAGTTCGACGGCGGACGCCTCCATGGCGGCGCTGCCCCGCGCGACGCCCGAGGAACTCGCGCCGTACTACGCGCAGAAGCTGAGCTGGCGCGAGTGCGGTGTCCCCGGGTTCGAATGCGCCTCGATGAAGGCCCCGCTCGACTACGCCGAGCCGGGCGCGGGTGACATCAAGCTCGCGGTGGCCCGCAAGAAGGCCACCGACAAGCGCGAGCGGCTCGGCTCGCTCCTGGTCAATCCGGGCGGCCCCGGCGGCTCGGCGATCGGCTACCTCCAGTCGTACGCGGCACTGGGCTACCCCGAGAAGGTCAGGGCGAGCTACGACATGGTGGCCGTCGACCCGCGCGGTGTGGCCCGCAGCGAGCCCGTCACCTGCCTGGACGGCAAGGACATGGACGCGTACACGCAGACCGACGTGACCCCCGACGACCGGCGCGAGACCGCTGAACTCCGCACCGCCTTCGACGAGTTCGCGGGCGGCTGCGAGAAGCGCTCGGCGAAGGTCCTGCCGCATGTCTCCACGGTCGAGGCGGCCCGCGACATGGACGTCCTGCGGGCGGCGCTCGGCGACGAGAAGCTGTCGTACGTCGGCGCCTCGTACGGCACCTTCCTCGGCGCGACGTACGCGGGCCTCTACCCGGAGCGGGTGGGCCGCCTGGTCCTGGACGGCGCGATGGACCCGGCGCTGCCCGCGCGCCGGATGAACCGCGACCAGACGGCGGGCTTCGAGACGGCGTTCCAGTCCTTCGCGAAGGACTGCGTGGCGCGCGCCGCCGAGTGCCCGCTGGGCTCGGGCACCCCCGAGTCGGCCGGCAAGCGACTGAAGTCCTTCTTCGACGAGCTGGACCGGGCGCCCCTGCCCACGGGCGACGGCGACGGACGCAAGCTCGGTGAGGCGCTCGCCACAACGGGCGTGATCGCCGCGATGTACGACGAGGGGGCCTGGCCCCAGCTGCGCGACGCGCTCACCTCGGCGATCAAGGAGAAGGACGGCGGGGCCCTGCTCGGGCTCTCCGACAGCTACTACGAGCGGGACGGCGACGGCACGTACGCGAACCTGATGTTCGCCAACGCCGCCGTGAACTGCCTGGACCTGCCGCCGTCCTTCTCCTCGCCGGAGCAGGTCCGCGAGGCCCTGCCCGCATTCGAGAAGGCGTCCCCGGTCTTCGGCGAGGGCCTGGCCTGGTCCGCGCTGAACTGCGCGTCCTGGCCGGTCGCGGCCACCGGCACGCCACACCGCATCGAGGCGAAGGGCGCGGCCCCGATCGTGGTGGTCGGCACGACCCGCGACCCCGCCACCCCCTACCGCTGGGCCCGCTCCCTGGCCGCACAGCTCGACTCGGGCCGCCTCCTCACCTACGAGGGCGACGGCCACACGGCGTACGGCCGGGGCAGCGAGTGCATCGACTCCACGATCGACGCCTACCTCCTGAAGGGCACCGCCCCGAAGGACGGAAAGCGCTGCTCATAG